Proteins encoded by one window of Silvibacterium dinghuense:
- the coaBC gene encoding bifunctional phosphopantothenoylcysteine decarboxylase/phosphopantothenate--cysteine ligase CoaBC, which translates to MKVTVGVSGGIAAYKAAELVRALQQQALDVHVVMTESAQQFVQPVTFAALSGHKVITSLWTLPEVPDDNLSSAIEHIEAAQSTDALVVAPATANILAKFANGIADDFLTTLYLATTAPVIVAPAMNVNMWNHPATRANLETLASRGVRIVEPESGYLACGMTGSGRLAEMPRIVDAVLGVLHHRNDLSGETVLITAGGTREALDPVRFLGNRSSGKMGYALAEAAVRRGARVILVSAPTALRPPAGVELVPVITTEEMRREVLNRTDQASIVIKAAAVADYRPKQQAEQKMKRVGPLSLELEPTEDILAEVVSHRHPGQLIIGFAAETENAVAHGRDKLLRKGADAIVLNDVSREGIGFDSDRNAVTFLTPHRALDLPEMAKRDIADRILEEVLGLRRPQQVVAETGPLVE; encoded by the coding sequence ATGAAGGTTACCGTCGGAGTCTCCGGTGGCATCGCTGCCTACAAGGCAGCGGAACTGGTCCGTGCCCTGCAGCAGCAGGCCCTGGATGTGCATGTGGTCATGACGGAATCGGCGCAGCAGTTCGTGCAGCCGGTCACGTTTGCCGCGCTCAGTGGACACAAGGTGATTACCAGCCTGTGGACACTGCCCGAGGTTCCGGACGACAACCTCTCTTCGGCGATTGAGCACATCGAAGCCGCGCAGTCGACAGACGCGCTCGTCGTAGCACCGGCAACGGCAAACATTCTTGCCAAGTTTGCCAATGGCATTGCGGATGACTTCCTGACGACGCTCTACTTGGCGACGACGGCTCCCGTCATCGTTGCTCCGGCCATGAATGTGAACATGTGGAACCATCCGGCGACGCGCGCCAACCTGGAGACGCTGGCCAGCCGCGGTGTACGCATCGTGGAGCCGGAGTCAGGCTACCTGGCCTGTGGCATGACCGGCAGCGGCCGGTTGGCCGAGATGCCGCGCATTGTCGATGCAGTGCTGGGCGTGCTGCACCATCGCAATGATCTGAGCGGCGAGACTGTGCTGATCACCGCCGGCGGCACGCGTGAGGCGCTCGATCCGGTGCGCTTCCTGGGTAATCGTTCGAGCGGCAAGATGGGTTACGCGCTGGCAGAAGCCGCGGTACGGCGCGGTGCACGAGTCATTCTGGTTTCGGCGCCTACAGCGCTGCGGCCACCGGCGGGTGTGGAGCTGGTGCCGGTGATCACCACGGAAGAGATGCGCCGCGAGGTGCTCAACCGTACCGATCAGGCTTCGATTGTCATCAAGGCGGCCGCGGTTGCGGACTATCGCCCCAAGCAGCAGGCCGAGCAGAAGATGAAGCGTGTGGGGCCGCTGTCTCTGGAACTGGAACCGACGGAAGATATCCTCGCAGAAGTGGTTTCGCACCGGCATCCGGGGCAGCTGATCATCGGCTTCGCGGCAGAGACCGAGAATGCCGTTGCTCATGGGCGGGATAAGCTGCTGCGCAAGGGCGCGGATGCGATCGTGCTCAACGATGTCTCCCGCGAGGGCATTGGCTTCGACTCCGACCGCAACGCGGTCACCTTTCTCACGCCGCACCGGGCGCTGGATCTGCCGGAGATGGCCAAGCGGGATATTGCCGATCGAATTCTCGAAGAGGTTCTCGGGCTGCGTCGGCCGCAGCAGGTGGTCGCGGAGACCGGGCCGCTGGTTGAATAG
- the rpoZ gene encoding DNA-directed RNA polymerase subunit omega: MSVEQGFDSNFRYVMVAARRARQLQNGSQPLVDSRSRKACRVAQDEIAAGKVGYVTMGSPVHKPEVAAPDIPKFAAS, encoded by the coding sequence ATGAGCGTTGAGCAGGGATTCGATAGCAATTTCCGTTATGTCATGGTGGCCGCTCGCAGGGCCCGTCAGCTTCAAAATGGTTCGCAGCCCTTGGTGGACTCCCGCTCGCGCAAGGCCTGCCGGGTCGCCCAGGATGAAATCGCCGCTGGCAAGGTGGGTTATGTAACCATGGGCTCTCCGGTGCATAAGCCCGAAGTTGCAGCTCCCGATATCCCGAAGTTCGCCGCCTCCTAG
- the gmk gene encoding guanylate kinase: MAGILFLISAPSGSGKSSVVNRLHSLVTDLEFSVSYTTRAPRGSERDGQEYHFVTRERFEQMIAEDAFLEHAEVFGNYYGTARHSLEDAFRAGRDLLLDIDVQGARQVRERLPEVVSIFLMPPSPQILETRLRGRSRAEGVVDEEVIRRRLAKARLEIENYREYGYILVNDVLDIAVEEMSAIVSSERLSRGTGPVTEEDRRLQEIAERCRQRNSEVRIKPVLQAFGVGNAEAAPVEGALADR, encoded by the coding sequence TTGGCCGGCATTTTATTTCTGATTTCAGCTCCCTCGGGTTCGGGGAAGTCTTCGGTGGTGAACCGGCTGCACTCGCTGGTGACGGACCTCGAGTTTTCGGTGTCGTACACGACCCGCGCACCGCGCGGCTCGGAGCGCGATGGACAGGAGTATCACTTTGTTACCAGGGAGCGCTTCGAGCAGATGATCGCCGAGGACGCATTCCTGGAGCATGCCGAGGTCTTCGGTAATTACTACGGCACGGCGCGGCATTCGCTCGAGGACGCCTTCCGGGCGGGGCGCGATCTGCTGCTCGATATCGATGTGCAGGGTGCCCGGCAGGTGCGTGAACGGCTGCCGGAGGTGGTGAGCATCTTTCTGATGCCCCCCTCGCCGCAGATTCTGGAGACGCGGCTGCGTGGCCGCAGCCGGGCCGAGGGCGTAGTAGATGAAGAGGTTATCCGGCGGCGGCTGGCCAAGGCGCGGCTGGAGATTGAGAATTACCGGGAATATGGATATATTCTCGTCAACGACGTCCTCGATATTGCAGTAGAAGAGATGTCAGCGATCGTCTCCTCGGAGCGGCTCAGCCGCGGTACGGGCCCCGTCACCGAAGAAGACCGACGACTACAAGAAATTGCAGAACGATGCCGGCAGCGAAACTCTGAAGTCCGGATCAAGCCGGTGCTTCAGGCCTTCGGTGTAGGGAATGCCGAGGCTGCACCTGTGGAGGGCGCCTTGGCGGATCGGTAA
- a CDS encoding YicC/YloC family endoribonuclease, with protein sequence MKTAKQAAAAASQNGQVPPVYSMTGFARRNGRVSDLLGFTLSLKSVNHRFLDLHLRLPSNTDALEMELRRELKARLSRGHVEVTLNLDRTIKSELAYDASQVAAYLEIFRKTAAEHGLVCEPDLNEIFRMPGVFGENRGERAQGERNSEEEAKAMEVAVLAELPALVEALNEMRAREGGVLAAELRAGLDRLEALVAEAAALREDVQQAYFERVAQRLKAMVGDAFDPQRVLQEAALLAEKSDVEEEVARLRAHIGHFRELLAQGGEIGKKLDFLLQEMNREANTLLSKTGGVAGNGARVTEIGLGMKAEIEKAREQIQNLE encoded by the coding sequence ATGAAGACTGCCAAGCAGGCCGCTGCTGCGGCTTCCCAGAACGGCCAGGTCCCCCCTGTGTATTCGATGACCGGCTTCGCTCGGCGCAACGGGCGTGTCTCCGACCTGCTGGGGTTTACGCTGAGCCTGAAGAGTGTCAATCACCGCTTTCTCGATTTGCATCTGCGCCTGCCTTCGAATACAGACGCGTTGGAGATGGAGCTGCGGCGCGAGCTGAAGGCGCGGCTTTCCCGTGGGCACGTCGAAGTGACGCTGAATCTGGACCGCACGATCAAGAGCGAGCTGGCCTACGATGCGTCGCAGGTCGCAGCGTACCTGGAAATCTTTCGCAAGACAGCGGCGGAGCACGGGCTGGTGTGCGAGCCGGACCTGAATGAGATCTTTCGCATGCCGGGTGTGTTCGGAGAAAACCGCGGCGAGCGGGCGCAGGGAGAACGCAATTCAGAAGAAGAGGCCAAGGCGATGGAAGTAGCGGTGCTGGCCGAACTCCCTGCTCTGGTGGAAGCATTGAATGAGATGCGTGCCCGCGAAGGCGGTGTGCTCGCTGCGGAGCTTCGCGCCGGACTCGATCGCCTGGAGGCCCTGGTTGCCGAAGCCGCAGCTCTGCGCGAAGATGTGCAGCAGGCTTACTTCGAACGCGTGGCGCAGCGATTGAAAGCAATGGTGGGCGATGCCTTCGATCCGCAGCGGGTGCTACAGGAGGCGGCGCTGCTGGCCGAAAAGAGTGATGTCGAAGAAGAGGTCGCGAGGCTCAGGGCGCACATCGGGCACTTCCGAGAGCTGCTGGCGCAAGGCGGAGAGATCGGCAAGAAGCTGGATTTTCTGCTGCAGGAGATGAACCGCGAGGCAAACACGCTGCTCTCGAAGACAGGAGGCGTGGCCGGCAACGGTGCGCGGGTTACCGAGATTGGCTTGGGCATGAAGGCGGAGATCGAAAAAGCGCGCGAGCAGATCCAGAATCTGGAGTAA